The Watersipora subatra chromosome 7, tzWatSuba1.1, whole genome shotgun sequence genomic interval TCTACTGGGTGGAGCGTGTCTACTGCCCGTACTATAGTGCCTACTGGGTGAAGCGTGTCTACTGCCCGTACTAGTGTCTACTGGGTGGAGCGTGTCTACTGCCCGTACTAGTGTCTACTGGGTGAAGCGTGTCTACTGCCCGTACTAGTGTCTACTGGGTGGAGTGTGTCTACTGCCCGTACTAGTGTCTACTGGGTGGAGTGTGTCTACTGCCCGTACTAGTGTCTACTGGGTGGAGCGTGTCTACTGCCCGTACTAGTGTCTAATGGGTGGAGCGTGTCTACTGCCCGTACTAGTTTCTACTGGGTGGAGCGTGTCTACTGCCCGTACTAGTTTCTACTGGGTGGAACGTGTCTACTGCCCGTACTAGTGTCTACTGGGTGAAGCGTGTCTACTGCCCGTACTAGTGTCTACTGGGTAGAGTGTGTCTACTGTTTACTTGATGTTTTATAGCTGATAACTGCATACAGGTGACTTGGACTTTATAGTGATTTCTGCAATATGTTGCAATCTATGCAAAAAGGAAATGGCAGCAAATAGCTTTAAAGTCATATTTCTCTCTGTGTACATAGTCCTCTTTGACCAGTTTCTCAGCTTATAAACTAAATATTGCTTTAAGATAACATAAGAGTTaggaattaaataaaaaaaatgccaGATGTGTTGGAGAAATTCGGATGTTTTAGGGTAGGCCTAAGTTCTATCTGTACTATATGCTTTTTATACATTTACTCACTATATGTCCCAacattttttagtaaaatgataacataatattattagctatttacattgaatcaataaaaaaaattaaagtctTTAAGGTTATCAAATGAACGCAATGGTTTTTGAGCCTAAAACGATAAAATACACATTTGTGGTTGACATCATGTTTTGACAGCATAAGTATGGTTATTATACTTGAAAACCCTAAAAAGCTAATGGTTTAAGGTGATAGATAGTAAATGAACATATCCAGAAATAGCAACACCCAACTATCATTACATAAAATAGCAGCTACATTACATGTACCGCATTTCACTAATGTTCAGAGATCATAAATCTCAATCGATTTCATGTCACCCAATGAACTTCacataaaaacaacttttaatattAGCAAAATATTATATTGATTTACTTTAACATTGGCTCAGCATTGTGACACATTAGTTAGTAGACATGTCTAGTTTGACTTATGAACCCAATAAATCTCCTAAAGAAGCAAGACACAATCATACATGTTTTGTAAACATCTTCTGCTATTTTGTTTAGCATGGTAGCAAACTATAGCTGCAGCAAACAACAACAACTGTCCCATAAGAGAGTTTACTACTGAAGCCATGCAGTGTGTTGTGAGTTCTGTTATTTTATTTGGTTGATTTTCAAGCCTGTTCAGTTCGGAGACATCAGACACTCACAATCAAAAGCAGTTTGATAATCATCATTGGATGGAATTATAGCTCTGGCATATAAACAAGTAAAGAGATGTGTTCACACAAtgacttttatttaaaatattaacctGCAAAGTTCTTGATTCATGCATGACTCAATTATCCTCCCTTTTAATCTTTACCAGCATTGCATTAGAAAAAAGAAAGTAAATTCGTGCTTCCCGATGAAAGTCTgatatttaaaaattgtaaacataTTGTGGTAGCCAATCATAGTGGTTATTCTGAGGACATTCagtataaaactaaataataattttactgGATGGCCATCATTTGGGAATCTTGTAGTGCTAAAGCACAAGACTTTACAAACCCAGTTGACTGTTTATAAAACAACCCGTTTGAACAATTGTTTCAAGCAAACACACAAATTTGGGCTCAATTTTTTTAGGCAAACTATTACTAGTTTAGAGTTGCTGTTGGCAATATTATAAATGCAGTTATTTATAAATTAGGCTGTATTCACAACTAAGTTATTTACAAGTTAAGCATTATAACTGAGGAATATCGTTGTTTGTGCTAATCAGAAAACTATGGCTTCTTCATatgatactttttgatgaaacaCTTTGCAGACTGaagaaaaaagattttaaaaaagtgaagtGTTTAACTTAACAAAAGCTTATTTATTTCCGCGGAAATATTACCTAAGAAAGAGACAAGATATAGTTAGCAAAGAAAATTGTGTGGCTCCTGAAACTAAGGGAAACTGAGTCACTGTGGTCTGTCACTATTGCCATAAAAGCACTAGAGTCTAGTCAACATTTTAGAtaatactatttttatattcatatgCCTAAAgtttggcaaaataaaaaagcaaactaTTAGATTGCAGTAACTTATCATAGTAACAATTCTCAATGTCATGAAATCTTAAAAATACATGTGAGTgcagtaaaaaaattttgtctcTATTTTAAATACGTGACAccttaaaaaatacaaaagtattagtaaaacttggtaACCAATAGTTAGAGATGTACATACAAGCACagatgcatatatttatatatatatatatatatatatatatatatatatatatatatatatatatatatatatatatatatatatatatatatatatatatatatatatatatatatatatatatatatatatatatatatatgtatgtatgtatgtctgtatatatatttatatgtatatatgtgtatatatatgtatgtatgtctgtatatatatttatatgtatatatgtgtatatatgtataaaaaaattgtttcctcaccccggataccccgtatgggtggtaaattctgctctaactcgggtctcctaccagagacctgggagtttgagcactcgcctcaagatcttagctgctcccaatagcgcacttttctgcaactcacctgagttgattgttgttggtatatgggcaagccacattttatgcgccggtgttattgcgcccagtgccccaatgactactgggattacagttgttcttacattctagcatttttcaatttcttcttctttttctttgctggctatattgtagtcattgggtactgctatatctattatagtagccctcttgttctcctggTCTACCACCAccatatctggttggtttgctaggacatgcttgtcagtttggatgtagaagtccgaGAGGATCTTagtgcggtcattttcattcaccttaccaggagcttcccaccagtgttgtggtttattaaggccatactcatcacatagacatctatacacaatacctgtgacatgattatgccgctcagtgtatgcgttccctgctagctgcctgcatccactgatgatgtgttggatggtctcaggtgcatctttgcacagtctgcatctaggatcgtctctagtgtgatagattttcgtttggagttgccttgttgggagcacttgctcctgggctgccatgattagcgactttgtattggccgttaggtttcttttgttcagccacatatatgtctggtgaagattgccaaccttagatatttgttggtggtaagcaccatgaagaagtttcgtgtgccagtcaatttcctcatcatcagggcgtaggtccgttgttagagcagccgattgaaattcagctagcaacttatctgagatggccatggaggctgcatatgcttttaTGCTTTgttcctcctctttcactgtctgctgtacacttttgagtcccctaccgccatctttcctatcaagatacaatcgagtagtatcagattttgggtgaagtgctccatgcatggtcagcagtttacgagttgctatatctgtttctttgatggcttcctcagtccactttattatgcctgctggatatcttattactggcagtgcgtaggtatttattgccatgatttggttctgttagacctgccgaaggcgtttcttgtattcggtaatggctttgtgacgtacctcggcttcatggttgatgttgctttgcataatccccaagtacttgtaccctttttctacatctttgatggtaccatttggcattcttaggccatctgtgagtaTAGAATAgcttttcttaagaattagccttccacatttctcaataccgaaggtcattccgatgtccttgctgtacacctgagtgaggtgtattagcgaatcaatgtctctttctttgttagcgtacagcttgatgtcatccatgtagaagaggtggtttatcttggtgccactcttaaactggtacccatattgagtctcctccagcatattgcttagagggtttaggcatatgcagaagagcagcggtgataaggagtcaccttatcatatgtatatatatatatacatttatatatatatatatatatatacatatatagattagTCTACTCAAAGAGAGCAGGTAGATTTACAAGAGAAAATAGCAAGATAGCAAGTGCTTGctgaaaaaaactttaaaattgcaACTAAGTTCAATGTTGCATACTAAATTATGTTCCTAACAGCGAAAAATTGTAAATCATCAAAGCAGATTTGGATATCTAGTTGTTAGGATGgtaaaaatgttttctattaCCTCATGCTTATCTAAAATTGTGTAGTTTCTCACACTTTCCAAAAATTGGTGTTCAGTTCAAGCTCTTTAGAGGTAACCTAGCAAAAGTAGTCTTTAGGCCACTCATTAATAAAATTGTGGCTTATTCAGCATAATATTTGTGTTGCTAGATTACAATAAATGCATATGCTACAGTCTGACAATGTATATAAAGTTCCTCATGCTAACTATTAGCTACAGTAAATAGAAAAAAGCtctgctacaaatatatatgattGGTGGCCGATAAAAGAAAGTAAAGTTGATATTTTAGATGTACAATAACTCATGTATGTAAAGTATAATGCTATAATAAATGTTAACTAGTTACTAGTAAGCATATTAAGACCAACAGTCAGTCTAAACAGTgcataaaggttgacttgctataaaattcacattacagctatttggtattaaaagattcaccatgtcttactctgtcgtgttgtaaatgccaaatatgtggaaatgtgattacaagctcttaaaagctcaaaaacgaaaagccaccgtagattggaatctctttatttcaatgacgtagccacgaaaattggttatcgtcttgtcgcatatgttctcacgtgaatggaaaagccaatacaaagctcaatataaaacttatcgtagtactagtttatgacaaacacttcgggttttaccgaagaccccgtatcaaatatagatgctcgctactttacagttttgtttcggcctggtctaatcggcaagttgtaatctgatcatgcgacccaatagttcgcaaataatttttgcagcatttttcgattattacaggtgaccaacaggctcgtcatgattatcagacaatgatatgtactccttcgaggtaaggttaaaaagttaaatgagattttacagtaagttataagatatcaccactaaaagtgacagcacttACAATGACAATAGAACAgatgcgtaaaaacaatagacatggttttattgaatgcgtgaagtatatttgtgaaaatatttcgacgaataaggttgcatgaaagtgtaaacagaaaccatctcccacaaatgcgtcacatttgagttgttttggaaagagaatcctaactacggcggtctcgcgtggctgcgatttcgacatatttggcacctacaacacaacagagtaagacatggttaatcttatgataccaaataactgtaatgtgaattttgttgcaagtcaacctctaaaCAACTCTACTCATCATGCTGATCGCATATGTATCtattttgaaaagattttgtcGAAGAGgccaatattttgaaaaaaaatttgggTTAGGCTCTTTAGTATAATTTCTTGGGACCCCCATTAGCGCAGAAATCAACTTTTTTTTTTACGAATTTTGGAGTTGCTTTCTCCTTTGCAAAAGCAGTCACCAGACTATTATCTTTAATTTCAGAGCCGCTTGTTGTTTTTATGATTTGAACTAAATAGTCTTAGTTTCAAACTCtactttacatattttatttttatatgaattCAGATAAATTTAATGTGATATTTGATTTTAAACATTTCCCTTGCAACTAACCCTGCTGTAACATAAAACGTTTCATTAATTGCTTTAAAAAGCAGTTTTGCCAAATAGTTCTAAAACAAAATGGTTCATTGGCAAATATTTGTGTGTTATGAACTAAGGTTTGTCATAGTGTATATCCTTAAATTTGGCAACTTACTTTTCTCTCAATAGCTTGTTAATGAGTGTGTAACGCAAGAACTAGCTTTTGGTTAGTTTTTATAAAGTCACAATAGTGAGCGAATTGGTATGGCAACATCCTGGTTTTtaagtaaagtttaaaaacaatcCTTTTGGAATGTATATTAAAGCATCGCATATATTCATGCTGCAAAATAGGCCTGTTAGAGTCAGACCcataattttcaaaacaaaaattgtcAACCATTGAAGATTTGCATACCAGGAACCAAATGTGTGACTAAAACATTTTCATCAAGTCAAATCGTTGCTACTAGGAAACAAAATTGGAAAGTGTAGCATATGTAGGCTTTTAGTAAAAAACCTTCAATTAAACCATGCAGTAGTATTGAACACATGGTGCAGATTGTGTACATATTCTTTcacatttttcataaaaatggttacaattttcattaccaaaaacttttttttcactccaaaaataaaaataaacttgactTAAATTCTTAAGCAGCGTCTTTAAGGAATTGAATTTATAGAAGTtgaaagctcaatataagtgTGTCAAACAATGGCTTAATTGAGTGTACCggtgacgtataaaatattactaaaacacAATGGCTTTGTTTAAACCTTTGCagaaaccataaaaattcatattCTGTATCAATGTTTTGTTCAATTCTACTAGCTATAGCAATTGACATGTAGTAGGTACTAGAATTTACCTGCAGCACTGCAAAATCTTCAATAGAGTAATTTATTTCTAGCACAGATTTGGCAAGCCTCCCCTTTTTAATTGCGtagtaaaaaggtttttggGGCAAATGAAGCAAACTATCAGAAGCAGCCTAACAATTCATCAACAAAAGTAGATTAGCTGATTTATTTCCGTCGAATACAAATAACGCTTCAGAACTTTAAAGCACAACTAGTACTATAATTGTCCTGTGATTCACGTGAGCGATACCTCGCAAATTGAGTATAATGATTTTTGTAACCAACGGCTATGCACACTTTTAGCAATATGATTTGGGCTGCACCTCTCTAAAATCATTGGCGAAAGAATCTTGCTGATTgtagacatgcccagttgcagaaagaAATTTAAGGTTAGATGTCATTCCTCTCGCTGGTGGCTTTTTTGGGAATTGATCCGCAaactgttgtttgcaggtcaggcATTGTAGACCACTCTAATGCCTCCACTAGTGGAGATGCTGCTCTGTCTGGAAAGAAGCTATTTATTAGCCTGTACAtataattgaaaattaaaagaGTTGAATGCTACCCAGTTTACGGACGTTTTCAGAATATCAAAGCGGCTTTCAAACGATACTGACTAAAAAATGTGCGCCATCATGTTGTCTCAAAATGCTTTGGTAATTAACCAGAATTAGGAAACTTGAAACAAGCTGTATTGGCAGCTCTACTACTTGTAGATGAGACATAAGTTGCCTTTCTCATgaaactctgcataattatatttttcttAAAGAGTTTGCAATTCTCAATATGTTGATGTTCTGCCTAACAATAAAAACTTAATTTAGTAAGCCTTTCTTtgaaaactgttgttttgatgTTGTCGTCAGCACAATGCTTTGTTTTAAGCTAAACGTTTCTCGTCCAAATAGTAGTTAATAATCATAtcatcaaaatataaaatgcatcaaatagttggattaaaaaaagttttcttttaaaaaccaataaatactgatatatgtatatgtttcttttctaataaaatgcaCAAATGCCAACAAAATGCACAAATTCAGCCTACACTGTGATAAGAGCAGCATCTGTTAACCTGAAATCATAGCTAGATGTTGGAAAAATTATTGCATCACCCTGGATTTAAACTCATGTTATTCAGATTATCAGGACACTATTACAACTGTGCCAACTGACCGCCTCCTAACACTTTCCAATAATTGCATGCATTGTTATTACAACTGACAATTTCTCATAGCACTCTAGAGTAGCACTCTACAATACTACAAATAACTATTCTGGTTGACAAGTCATGAACTGTTCTGAAGCAGATAGAACCAGATGAACCTGAAATTCAGTTTAAGAGAGTTTACAGATGAAGAGCTAAATCTGTAAAATAAGCATATAGAGTTGTTacaattttcacattttttgataagctgaaataaaagtaACTTATGTTGGATAAGTGCTTTTACTGAATATAATAAGTTTTATGTAAAGTAAAATCATTTATTATAGGCAGATGATACGGGAGCCAAACATAAACAGGCGAGGTCTTCAAACATATTTTTCGAGCAGTTCAGATTATAATTGTGCTATTGACACTGATTACACTGAAACTACATAGCTATATTTAAACATTCAGTTATCAAATTTCAAAATCTCAAATTAAAGATACAAACATACCGAGTTAAGGCTGGAAGTACTTTCGACTTCTAATACAACTTTATTATTCACAAAAGAATAATCAGAAATCTCTTGTTGAAAAATATGAGCCATAATTATATGATCTGTCATTAGTTTTGACCATACCAAAAGCATGATCAAAATGATAAGATCACGTCCCAACCGGCAAATGATCAAGTAGTTTAAAGAATAGTGTCATTTTCAAAACTCTGAATTTTGCAGTAGATGAACTTTGTGAGGCTCTACCTAACAGAATCTGGATAAAAATTGATGTCTTGAGTACTATTAGCTAATGTTGCTCAACTTTGCACATGAGTAGTGCGTGTGAAGACGAATAAAATGCAATAATCCCTCAGTATTTTCCCGTTCTATTTTCGCTTCAGGACTTGATGACAAAAAACCATGCATtacaaaattgaaaacaaattaaaatttaaactaaaatacataaatttatCAATTTCTATCATAGTCTGGACTAGAACAATCTTTTCGCTAGCATCAATGTTATACAAGTCTCCGCGTCTCGCTGTTTTCCTGTTACGTTTTGTTAATTATAAAAATGGAAAGTGTTTGTGAAAAGTTTCATCACGCTTCTTAAATGCTCAATCCCCTCAAAATTGTTTAATGAACCTAAGAAAAAGAGGAAAATacttaaaattaacaaaaaagtgACTGGATTAGATATTAGCTTGCTAGTTTTAGTTTCATACCAATCTCAATTAACCACCAAAAGTGAGGTATTTCTTTATTGCTAATAGAATTAAATAATCTAGTCAACTATCTGAGAGGAATCGATGCATTGTAATCCCGTGTTCCAATTTAGTTCTTACATTTTCTAGTACGCAACCTGAAATACTGCAATACTTGGCATAAAAATGAGTTGGTATTATAATGATACAAGCCATGCCTGATGTTTATTGGAGAATATACTGTTACGGGCATTAAAGCAAACAATGTATGTCCTGTCCGTCAAAGCAAACACAATTTGATTGCTATAGCAATAGTTTTAAAGACGTAAGTTTAAAACATACAAGAATAACAGCAATAAACTACCACATCACCAAGGCATTTGTTACAACTTCCTAAACTTCTCTTACTTATTGTAAGTTCTCAGAAAAGTTGCTCAAGCAATAGCCGATGATGCAAAGAAGCTTTAACAATTTGAAAGtaggaaaattaaaatttaaccgCATGTGCACTGTTTAATTTTTAAGTTCTTGAGCATTTTAGTTTTTTGGGCAACCCACAGACGTCTTAATATGCCAGATCTAAAATGCATATCTTGCTGTTTTACAGTGGTTTCACTAAGCATGGTTGCTAGCATATCAATTATTGGTTGTTAAAACATTCATTACTGATGAGAGCCAATCTGACTAATACAAACagttattttgttaaaaatagctTAGTAAGACTaataaaatcatcatttatcaaacaaaaaactcatagtttattattctaaaatttctaacaaacttttcAGGTTCAATTACTAAATTAACTGCCCATTCCAAAAATATCTGAATTTAATTTGCACTGAAACAGGCAACTATTAATATTCATCCAAACTTTGACAGACTACCTAATTGTTGTTAATAAGGAAATATAAAAACACAATTAACAAAAGTGATTATCTTTagaatttttttccttttttagatTGTTCATTGTTAGAAATtactaaaacatgaaaaaatggTCTTCAAGAAAAGGAAAGTTTATTTTGACTTCAAACTCTTGGCATAACACACTGACAAAAAGCTTTTGCAGTAATGCTTTCATAGCATCATTGAGCATTGAATTTATGCAAAAAAATCTGAAAGCCCTATCTGAACAATTGCCTCGAATCTAAGGGTCTTATTTAAAGGTTTTTTTGGCCATTTGCTTTCAGGTTGTTGGTTTCGATTTCTCGCTGTATCATAATTGGTGTAACCATTTAGATAGAAGAAAATTGAACAGGGTcaagtttaaatatttttctgttaAAGATAACACATTAGAACTGAGTTAATGTAGATCTATGGTGTGGATATCTAACTAAATATATGcttatttttgaataaaattacaGAAATATTTATCATTTAGTCAAGCTAGTATGTTGTTGACAACATATATTAGGTTAACACTGtctagaaaatataaataagtaAAGATTTGCATTCACAGCAACGGAGAACTACAAATGTTCAATCGCTTTTTGGTAATCCACTTTTAAACACAATTTCTAAAATGtacataaatttatttcaataaaataaaaggAAATTTCCGGAAGAATATTCAGCTCATTGTAATTTTATTGGTTAAAAAGAGCATTAGCCAAAtttaaggaaatatgtttaatCATTACCATACATACTTTCAAGCACATCCTCTGCCTATAAGTACTTATAATGTACTTTTGAACACAAGTTTTAAAATAGATAGAAATTGACTCCAATAacagaaaaattaaaactttagaaaaatattcagctgattataatattataatacacCAGCAATGCAGTGAGATAACTAAATTTAAGCGAATATTTTAAATCAACATCATGAATATTCTAAGGCACATCCTCTGCTTataaatcgaaataaaaattttgctgAGTTTAAACATCTAAAATGTTAATAGTTGgatcaaatgtttttaaatgttttaaaagataGGATCGTTGATTTGTCTACTTAGTGTTACATTCACATACATTTACTTATTTTATGGTGCACAGATACTTTCATAATCAATCATTGGTTCATTGTCTATTGGTGTTTCATAATTATCCTCTAGCTCCATCTCCACTGGTTCATTTGCATACTTTCGGCTTCGGGTTGGAGGTGAGGGCATTGGACGGGTGTGGGGTGCAGCATCCTTTGCCAGCTGCTCTCTTGCAGGTGTCTGATTGCGTTTGCGCTTTTTGTGGACAATAGATTTGACCACAATGGCAATTATGGTAAGACTCAGAATGATGATGACAGCAATGCAAACTGCCAAAGCTAAAAATGACAAAGAAGACCAAAATTATGCAGAGAAAATTTGTGACTGTTACATAAATGGCGAGTTAAACATGATAATCACAGAGCTATTTGTTAGCATTCTGGGCTGTTGAGTCTGTGCCAAAATTTAACGCGTTAAACATGAGCAACATCAGACTCGCAGCATTGAATCAGTCAATACTTGCTAAAGTGTGTAAAATTTGTTATAACTTTCAGTGATTAAGACAATATATTTTGAGAagtattaaaaagtttaaagcatattttatttttaagataCAAGATACAATTTAACACTTTGCACCTGAATGAGGGGTATTATAGCTTTACATAACAAGTGATGGAAACTCTGATAGGTCTATTCACAAATTTCGATTCAAGTACATGTAACAGCGCAAGCCAATTAGATTGGC includes:
- the LOC137401109 gene encoding uncharacterized protein; this translates as MVSTSACSEAVKDASSLSNNISPALAVCIAVIIILSLTIIAIVVKSIVHKKRKRNQTPAREQLAKDAAPHTRPMPSPPTRSRKYANEPVEMELEDNYETPIDNEPMIDYESICAP